A single Pirellulales bacterium DNA region contains:
- a CDS encoding DUF1559 domain-containing protein — translation MDTSALQGNLNRHQSTDRSYVPTTMNRNSFPVRRRITPGFTLVELLVVIAIIGILVAILLPAVQAARESARRTQCTNNLKEIALGFHQFNMSQRVLPSTMDAQGLSAFFNVLPYLEQETLYNLYVRSGTLTTAQTAQNTSVTSTPLAVFRCPSMLISDAAIQVYPGWGSYAVCTGSVYGHFINQAAAGYDNGAIIDLTKGNTEIGVITTQDGSSNTFLGGDLNFGLTNFTNGGATEWASGYPFCSTATTCGVFNSTRIVITNTFYELNTFRSDHPRGVNMVMVDGSVHFVPDTTSPDVLNLLAQRNDGLPIESY, via the coding sequence TTGGACACGAGCGCGCTTCAAGGGAATTTGAACCGTCACCAAAGCACCGACCGAAGTTACGTCCCCACAACTATGAACAGAAATTCCTTTCCAGTTAGGCGGCGCATCACGCCAGGCTTCACGCTCGTCGAGTTGCTTGTGGTGATCGCGATCATCGGCATTCTGGTGGCGATCCTGCTGCCTGCTGTGCAGGCGGCCCGTGAATCTGCCCGGCGCACCCAATGCACGAACAACCTGAAGGAAATCGCCTTGGGGTTTCACCAATTCAATATGTCGCAGCGTGTGCTCCCCAGCACGATGGATGCACAAGGCCTGAGCGCCTTCTTCAACGTTTTGCCGTATCTCGAACAAGAAACGCTGTACAACCTCTATGTTCGTAGCGGTACGTTGACTACCGCTCAAACTGCACAAAATACCAGTGTCACATCCACGCCACTCGCGGTCTTCCGTTGTCCATCGATGTTGATTTCGGATGCCGCAATCCAGGTCTACCCCGGCTGGGGCAGCTATGCGGTCTGCACAGGGAGCGTGTACGGTCACTTCATCAATCAGGCGGCCGCCGGATATGACAACGGAGCCATCATCGATCTGACGAAAGGTAACACCGAAATCGGTGTGATTACGACCCAAGATGGCTCGTCAAACACATTTTTGGGGGGCGACCTGAATTTCGGGCTCACGAATTTTACCAACGGCGGCGCCACCGAATGGGCGAGCGGCTATCCGTTTTGCAGCACGGCAACAACCTGTGGAGTCTTCAATAGTACGCGCATCGTGATAACGAACACATTTTACGAGTTGAACACCTTTCGCAGCGATCATCCGCGCGGCGTGAACATGGTGATGGTGGATGGCTCGGTCCATTTCGTTCCCGATACGACGTCTCCCGACGTGCTCAACCTATTGGCGCAAAGAAATGACGGGCTTCCCATTGAATCCTATTAG
- a CDS encoding DUF3386 family protein — MQRLILSTACGLAALVAVPLPYASAHFLWIDVPTAAATEKPVAEVYFNEGPTAGSARLATKIAGTKAWLHNGSAATTPLELTLVKTEEDGHLTTPINASSPYSAEAQFEYGIFKHDGEAILLNYYAQHVAAAEAREISALTRASSLPLTIVPRADAAGWICEILWEGKPAADCQVVVDGPGIDAKEFQSDAQGRVQLPAVRAGKYALRARRVENREGKKDDQSYKAVHHYATLTAVLPEITAVAAAPVPATATAQEILTTARDARAVWDDFPGFSADLVLRQGTENRTGRITVSAEGDVQLAGFDGMELGRVEQVLASLVQHRMGGGGPTGAVSFVAEEAEHPLGRMIRFDEDKDLHSAYRVTDGVVTEVNRQMGPSRFTISVLDVYRNPAGKYLPTTFNVSFWDKDFGKLTSSETHLNQWLDVGGFDLPQRIVILRAEDQKRDVVSLSFANHQLLSAAKKK, encoded by the coding sequence ATGCAACGTTTAATCCTTTCGACCGCCTGCGGTTTGGCCGCCTTGGTGGCTGTCCCTTTGCCATACGCGTCCGCACATTTTCTTTGGATCGATGTGCCAACGGCTGCGGCAACCGAGAAGCCTGTCGCCGAGGTCTACTTCAACGAAGGACCTACGGCCGGCAGTGCACGCCTGGCAACCAAGATCGCCGGCACAAAGGCATGGCTACACAACGGCAGCGCGGCGACCACGCCGCTTGAACTGACGCTGGTCAAAACCGAAGAAGACGGGCACCTGACAACACCGATCAATGCGTCGAGTCCCTACAGCGCCGAAGCGCAATTCGAGTACGGCATCTTCAAGCACGATGGCGAGGCCATCTTGTTGAACTATTACGCGCAGCACGTGGCCGCGGCCGAAGCTCGCGAGATTTCGGCTCTGACGCGGGCCTCGAGCCTGCCGCTCACGATCGTACCACGTGCCGACGCCGCGGGCTGGATTTGCGAGATTCTATGGGAAGGCAAGCCGGCCGCCGATTGTCAGGTTGTCGTCGATGGGCCCGGCATTGATGCCAAAGAATTCCAAAGCGACGCGCAGGGGCGCGTTCAGCTTCCTGCAGTTCGTGCAGGCAAGTACGCCCTGCGCGCGCGGCGGGTCGAGAATCGCGAGGGAAAAAAAGATGACCAGTCCTACAAGGCCGTGCATCACTATGCGACGCTCACTGCGGTCCTGCCCGAGATAACGGCTGTTGCTGCCGCCCCGGTGCCGGCGACGGCCACGGCGCAGGAAATTCTGACGACGGCTCGCGATGCACGGGCGGTGTGGGATGATTTCCCCGGTTTCTCGGCCGACCTGGTCTTGCGTCAAGGGACTGAGAATCGGACGGGCCGCATCACGGTCAGCGCCGAAGGGGACGTGCAACTAGCGGGCTTCGACGGCATGGAGTTGGGCCGCGTCGAGCAAGTCTTGGCGTCACTGGTGCAACATCGCATGGGGGGCGGCGGACCGACGGGCGCCGTGTCGTTCGTAGCCGAGGAAGCCGAGCACCCCTTGGGACGCATGATCCGCTTCGACGAGGATAAGGATCTGCACAGCGCGTACCGCGTTACCGACGGCGTCGTGACCGAGGTGAATCGTCAGATGGGGCCGTCGCGGTTCACGATCTCGGTGCTCGACGTCTATCGCAATCCGGCGGGTAAGTATCTGCCGACCACGTTCAATGTCAGCTTTTGGGACAAGGATTTCGGCAAGCTGACTTCGAGCGAAACGCACCTGAACCAGTGGCTAGACGTGGGCGGGTTCGACCTGCCGCAGCGGATCGTAATCTTGCGGGCCGAAGACCAGAAGCGGGACGTGGTTTCGCTTTCGTTCGCAAACCACCAATTGCTCTCGGCCGCCAAGAAGAAATAG